Proteins encoded in a region of the Osmerus mordax isolate fOsmMor3 chromosome 17, fOsmMor3.pri, whole genome shotgun sequence genome:
- the arfgap3 gene encoding ADP-ribosylation factor GTPase-activating protein 3 isoform X1, with the protein MSDPSKQDISAIFKRLRSIPTNKACFDCSAKNPSWASITYGVFLCIDCSGTHRSLGVHLTFIRSTELDFNWSWYQIRSMQVGGNASAMAFFAQHGCTSNAANTKYNSRAALLYREKIKTLATQATRRNGTELWLDCQAPLSPTSPVDKQEDFFSLHIQAPPKELVSAGMSLNSTLAPEETPAKEQDKETNGNSEEGPRVDALSVSPKATVDPSSMLKKKPAAGKKTLGSKKGGLGAQKVSSQSFSELEKRAQAVDKLREVDSTTTKKKTPQPEQPIASSLRLAYKDLEEQRKRGEEKMKGMEGKKKEQAERLGMGLGSRSGVSHSVTSDMHIIEQESPVGAKTTKAKKYIDEEENEGSFTSRMSSRFDDQTETSDKFFSQWGDAGEGGWRKESTKAEPDFYLSAMTSSLDDRITSRRKPEPVPITDLGEARKKFGDVKAISSDMYFGKQDESDYEAKTRLERLSGNSSISSADLFDDPKKQPAGSYRLTNVLPNAPDMSQLKLGVRNVAGRLSVMASGVVSSIQDHYST; encoded by the exons ATGAGTGACCCCAGTAAGCAAGATATTTCGGCTATATTCAAGCGGCTGCGTTCCATACCAACAAATAAG GCCTGTTTTGATTGCTCAGCAAAGAACCCCAGCTGGGCCAGTATAACCTATGGAGTATTCCTATGTATAGACTGCTCAGGGACACACAGGTCCCTCGGTGTACATCTGACTTTCATCAG ATCAACTGAGCTGGACTTCAACTGGTCCTGGTACCAGATACGAAGTATGCAAGTGGGTGGCAATGCCAGCGCG ATGGCATTTTTTGCACAGCACGGCTGCACATCCAATGCTGCCAACACCAAGTACAACAGCCGTGCGGCGCTGCTGTACAGGGAAAAAATCAAGACCCTTGCCACACAGGCCACCcggcgcaacggcacagag TTGTGGCTGGACTGCCAAGCCCCCCTATCTCCTACTTCACCTGTTGACAAGCAGGAGGATTTCTTCAGTCTGcatatacag GCTCCTCCTAAAGAGTTGGTCTCAGCAGGTATGAGCCTCAACTCCACCCTGGCTCCTGAGGAGACCCCCGCCAAGGAGCAGGACAAGGAGACCAATG GCAATTCAGAGGAGGGCCCTAGAGTGGATGCGCTAAGTGTGTCCCCTAAAGCCACCGTAG atcCCTCCTCTATGTTAAAGAAGAAACCAGCGGCAGGAAAGAAAACG ctGGGCTCCAAGAAAGGCGGTCTAGGGGCCCAGAAGGTGAGTAGCCAGAGCTTCTCTGAGCTGGAGAAGAGGGCTCAGGCTGTGGATAAGCTCCGCGAGGTGGACAGCACCACCACTAAGAAGAAGACCCCTCAACCAGAACAACCCAT agcttcctctctccgtctggCCTACAAGGACCTGGAGgaacagaggaagaggggggaggagaagatgaagggAATGGAGGGGAAGAAGAAAGAGCAGGCTGAACGTCTGGGCATGGGCCTGGGCAGCAGGAG tGGCGTGTCTCACTCTGTGACGTCAGACATGCACATCATTGAGCAGGAGAGCCCAGTGGGGGCCAAGACCACCAAAGCAAAGAAGTACATAGATGAAGAGGAGAACGAGGGCTCCTTTACGTCCAG AATGTCGTCAAGGTTCGATGACCAGACAGAGACCTCGGATAAGTTCTTCTCTCAGTGGGGTGATGCTGGAGAAGGTGGCTGGAGGAAAGAGAGCACCAAAGCAGAACCTGATTTCTACCTGAGTGCCATGACCTCCTCATTGGACGACAG gatcacgTCCAGACGGAAACCCGAACCAGTCCCCATCACAGACTTGGGCGAAGCCCGGAAAAAGTTTGGTGACGTGAAGGCCATCTCCTCCGACATGTACTTCGGCAAGCAGGACGAGTCGGAT TACGAGGCCAAGACCAGGCTGGAAAGACTGTCTGGGAACTCCTCCATCAGCTCGGCCGACCTGTTCGACGACCCGAAGAAACAGCCAG CAGGCTCGTACCGCCTGACCAACGTGCTACCCAACGCCCCGGACATGTCCCAACTCAAGCTGGGGGTCCGGAACGTAGCTGGAAGGCTGTCTGTCATGGCCAGCGGGGTGGTCTCCTCCATCCAG GACCACTACAGCACCTAA
- the arfgap3 gene encoding ADP-ribosylation factor GTPase-activating protein 3 isoform X3 produces the protein MSDPSKQDISAIFKRLRSIPTNKACFDCSAKNPSWASITYGVFLCIDCSGTHRSLGVHLTFIRSTELDFNWSWYQIRSMQVGGNASAMAFFAQHGCTSNAANTKYNSRAALLYREKIKTLATQATRRNGTELWLDCQAPLSPTSPVDKQEDFFSLHIQAPPKELVSAGMSLNSTLAPEETPAKEQDKETNDPSSMLKKKPAAGKKTLGSKKGGLGAQKVSSQSFSELEKRAQAVDKLREVDSTTTKKKTPQPEQPIASSLRLAYKDLEEQRKRGEEKMKGMEGKKKEQAERLGMGLGSRSGVSHSVTSDMHIIEQESPVGAKTTKAKKYIDEEENEGSFTSRMSSRFDDQTETSDKFFSQWGDAGEGGWRKESTKAEPDFYLSAMTSSLDDRITSRRKPEPVPITDLGEARKKFGDVKAISSDMYFGKQDESDYEAKTRLERLSGNSSISSADLFDDPKKQPAGSYRLTNVLPNAPDMSQLKLGVRNVAGRLSVMASGVVSSIQDHYST, from the exons ATGAGTGACCCCAGTAAGCAAGATATTTCGGCTATATTCAAGCGGCTGCGTTCCATACCAACAAATAAG GCCTGTTTTGATTGCTCAGCAAAGAACCCCAGCTGGGCCAGTATAACCTATGGAGTATTCCTATGTATAGACTGCTCAGGGACACACAGGTCCCTCGGTGTACATCTGACTTTCATCAG ATCAACTGAGCTGGACTTCAACTGGTCCTGGTACCAGATACGAAGTATGCAAGTGGGTGGCAATGCCAGCGCG ATGGCATTTTTTGCACAGCACGGCTGCACATCCAATGCTGCCAACACCAAGTACAACAGCCGTGCGGCGCTGCTGTACAGGGAAAAAATCAAGACCCTTGCCACACAGGCCACCcggcgcaacggcacagag TTGTGGCTGGACTGCCAAGCCCCCCTATCTCCTACTTCACCTGTTGACAAGCAGGAGGATTTCTTCAGTCTGcatatacag GCTCCTCCTAAAGAGTTGGTCTCAGCAGGTATGAGCCTCAACTCCACCCTGGCTCCTGAGGAGACCCCCGCCAAGGAGCAGGACAAGGAGACCAATG atcCCTCCTCTATGTTAAAGAAGAAACCAGCGGCAGGAAAGAAAACG ctGGGCTCCAAGAAAGGCGGTCTAGGGGCCCAGAAGGTGAGTAGCCAGAGCTTCTCTGAGCTGGAGAAGAGGGCTCAGGCTGTGGATAAGCTCCGCGAGGTGGACAGCACCACCACTAAGAAGAAGACCCCTCAACCAGAACAACCCAT agcttcctctctccgtctggCCTACAAGGACCTGGAGgaacagaggaagaggggggaggagaagatgaagggAATGGAGGGGAAGAAGAAAGAGCAGGCTGAACGTCTGGGCATGGGCCTGGGCAGCAGGAG tGGCGTGTCTCACTCTGTGACGTCAGACATGCACATCATTGAGCAGGAGAGCCCAGTGGGGGCCAAGACCACCAAAGCAAAGAAGTACATAGATGAAGAGGAGAACGAGGGCTCCTTTACGTCCAG AATGTCGTCAAGGTTCGATGACCAGACAGAGACCTCGGATAAGTTCTTCTCTCAGTGGGGTGATGCTGGAGAAGGTGGCTGGAGGAAAGAGAGCACCAAAGCAGAACCTGATTTCTACCTGAGTGCCATGACCTCCTCATTGGACGACAG gatcacgTCCAGACGGAAACCCGAACCAGTCCCCATCACAGACTTGGGCGAAGCCCGGAAAAAGTTTGGTGACGTGAAGGCCATCTCCTCCGACATGTACTTCGGCAAGCAGGACGAGTCGGAT TACGAGGCCAAGACCAGGCTGGAAAGACTGTCTGGGAACTCCTCCATCAGCTCGGCCGACCTGTTCGACGACCCGAAGAAACAGCCAG CAGGCTCGTACCGCCTGACCAACGTGCTACCCAACGCCCCGGACATGTCCCAACTCAAGCTGGGGGTCCGGAACGTAGCTGGAAGGCTGTCTGTCATGGCCAGCGGGGTGGTCTCCTCCATCCAG GACCACTACAGCACCTAA
- the arfgap3 gene encoding ADP-ribosylation factor GTPase-activating protein 3 isoform X2, giving the protein MSDPSKQDISAIFKRLRSIPTNKACFDCSAKNPSWASITYGVFLCIDCSGTHRSLGVHLTFIRSTELDFNWSWYQIRSMQVGGNASAMAFFAQHGCTSNAANTKYNSRAALLYREKIKTLATQATRRNGTELWLDCQAPLSPTSPVDKQEDFFSLHIQAPPKELVSAGMSLNSTLAPEETPAKEQDKETNGNSEEGPRVDALSVSPKATVDPSSMLKKKPAAGKKTLGSKKGGLGAQKVSSQSFSELEKRAQAVDKLREVDSTTTKKKTPQPEQPIASSLRLAYKDLEEQRKRGEEKMKGMEGKKKEQAERLGMGLGSRSGVSHSVTSDMHIIEQESPVGAKTTKAKKYIDEEENEGSFTSRMSSRFDDQTETSDKFFSQWGDAGEGGWRKESTKAEPDFYLSAMTSSLDDRITSRRKPEPVPITDLGEARKKFGDVKAISSDMYFGKQDESDYEAKTRLERLSGNSSISSADLFDDPKKQPGSYRLTNVLPNAPDMSQLKLGVRNVAGRLSVMASGVVSSIQDHYST; this is encoded by the exons ATGAGTGACCCCAGTAAGCAAGATATTTCGGCTATATTCAAGCGGCTGCGTTCCATACCAACAAATAAG GCCTGTTTTGATTGCTCAGCAAAGAACCCCAGCTGGGCCAGTATAACCTATGGAGTATTCCTATGTATAGACTGCTCAGGGACACACAGGTCCCTCGGTGTACATCTGACTTTCATCAG ATCAACTGAGCTGGACTTCAACTGGTCCTGGTACCAGATACGAAGTATGCAAGTGGGTGGCAATGCCAGCGCG ATGGCATTTTTTGCACAGCACGGCTGCACATCCAATGCTGCCAACACCAAGTACAACAGCCGTGCGGCGCTGCTGTACAGGGAAAAAATCAAGACCCTTGCCACACAGGCCACCcggcgcaacggcacagag TTGTGGCTGGACTGCCAAGCCCCCCTATCTCCTACTTCACCTGTTGACAAGCAGGAGGATTTCTTCAGTCTGcatatacag GCTCCTCCTAAAGAGTTGGTCTCAGCAGGTATGAGCCTCAACTCCACCCTGGCTCCTGAGGAGACCCCCGCCAAGGAGCAGGACAAGGAGACCAATG GCAATTCAGAGGAGGGCCCTAGAGTGGATGCGCTAAGTGTGTCCCCTAAAGCCACCGTAG atcCCTCCTCTATGTTAAAGAAGAAACCAGCGGCAGGAAAGAAAACG ctGGGCTCCAAGAAAGGCGGTCTAGGGGCCCAGAAGGTGAGTAGCCAGAGCTTCTCTGAGCTGGAGAAGAGGGCTCAGGCTGTGGATAAGCTCCGCGAGGTGGACAGCACCACCACTAAGAAGAAGACCCCTCAACCAGAACAACCCAT agcttcctctctccgtctggCCTACAAGGACCTGGAGgaacagaggaagaggggggaggagaagatgaagggAATGGAGGGGAAGAAGAAAGAGCAGGCTGAACGTCTGGGCATGGGCCTGGGCAGCAGGAG tGGCGTGTCTCACTCTGTGACGTCAGACATGCACATCATTGAGCAGGAGAGCCCAGTGGGGGCCAAGACCACCAAAGCAAAGAAGTACATAGATGAAGAGGAGAACGAGGGCTCCTTTACGTCCAG AATGTCGTCAAGGTTCGATGACCAGACAGAGACCTCGGATAAGTTCTTCTCTCAGTGGGGTGATGCTGGAGAAGGTGGCTGGAGGAAAGAGAGCACCAAAGCAGAACCTGATTTCTACCTGAGTGCCATGACCTCCTCATTGGACGACAG gatcacgTCCAGACGGAAACCCGAACCAGTCCCCATCACAGACTTGGGCGAAGCCCGGAAAAAGTTTGGTGACGTGAAGGCCATCTCCTCCGACATGTACTTCGGCAAGCAGGACGAGTCGGAT TACGAGGCCAAGACCAGGCTGGAAAGACTGTCTGGGAACTCCTCCATCAGCTCGGCCGACCTGTTCGACGACCCGAAGAAACAGCCAG GCTCGTACCGCCTGACCAACGTGCTACCCAACGCCCCGGACATGTCCCAACTCAAGCTGGGGGTCCGGAACGTAGCTGGAAGGCTGTCTGTCATGGCCAGCGGGGTGGTCTCCTCCATCCAG GACCACTACAGCACCTAA
- the arfgap3 gene encoding ADP-ribosylation factor GTPase-activating protein 3 isoform X4, producing MDLHIRHHTNPMAFFAQHGCTSNAANTKYNSRAALLYREKIKTLATQATRRNGTELWLDCQAPLSPTSPVDKQEDFFSLHIQAPPKELVSAGMSLNSTLAPEETPAKEQDKETNGNSEEGPRVDALSVSPKATVDPSSMLKKKPAAGKKTLGSKKGGLGAQKVSSQSFSELEKRAQAVDKLREVDSTTTKKKTPQPEQPIASSLRLAYKDLEEQRKRGEEKMKGMEGKKKEQAERLGMGLGSRSGVSHSVTSDMHIIEQESPVGAKTTKAKKYIDEEENEGSFTSRMSSRFDDQTETSDKFFSQWGDAGEGGWRKESTKAEPDFYLSAMTSSLDDRITSRRKPEPVPITDLGEARKKFGDVKAISSDMYFGKQDESDYEAKTRLERLSGNSSISSADLFDDPKKQPAGSYRLTNVLPNAPDMSQLKLGVRNVAGRLSVMASGVVSSIQDHYST from the exons ATGGATTTACACATACGGCACCATACCAACCCT ATGGCATTTTTTGCACAGCACGGCTGCACATCCAATGCTGCCAACACCAAGTACAACAGCCGTGCGGCGCTGCTGTACAGGGAAAAAATCAAGACCCTTGCCACACAGGCCACCcggcgcaacggcacagag TTGTGGCTGGACTGCCAAGCCCCCCTATCTCCTACTTCACCTGTTGACAAGCAGGAGGATTTCTTCAGTCTGcatatacag GCTCCTCCTAAAGAGTTGGTCTCAGCAGGTATGAGCCTCAACTCCACCCTGGCTCCTGAGGAGACCCCCGCCAAGGAGCAGGACAAGGAGACCAATG GCAATTCAGAGGAGGGCCCTAGAGTGGATGCGCTAAGTGTGTCCCCTAAAGCCACCGTAG atcCCTCCTCTATGTTAAAGAAGAAACCAGCGGCAGGAAAGAAAACG ctGGGCTCCAAGAAAGGCGGTCTAGGGGCCCAGAAGGTGAGTAGCCAGAGCTTCTCTGAGCTGGAGAAGAGGGCTCAGGCTGTGGATAAGCTCCGCGAGGTGGACAGCACCACCACTAAGAAGAAGACCCCTCAACCAGAACAACCCAT agcttcctctctccgtctggCCTACAAGGACCTGGAGgaacagaggaagaggggggaggagaagatgaagggAATGGAGGGGAAGAAGAAAGAGCAGGCTGAACGTCTGGGCATGGGCCTGGGCAGCAGGAG tGGCGTGTCTCACTCTGTGACGTCAGACATGCACATCATTGAGCAGGAGAGCCCAGTGGGGGCCAAGACCACCAAAGCAAAGAAGTACATAGATGAAGAGGAGAACGAGGGCTCCTTTACGTCCAG AATGTCGTCAAGGTTCGATGACCAGACAGAGACCTCGGATAAGTTCTTCTCTCAGTGGGGTGATGCTGGAGAAGGTGGCTGGAGGAAAGAGAGCACCAAAGCAGAACCTGATTTCTACCTGAGTGCCATGACCTCCTCATTGGACGACAG gatcacgTCCAGACGGAAACCCGAACCAGTCCCCATCACAGACTTGGGCGAAGCCCGGAAAAAGTTTGGTGACGTGAAGGCCATCTCCTCCGACATGTACTTCGGCAAGCAGGACGAGTCGGAT TACGAGGCCAAGACCAGGCTGGAAAGACTGTCTGGGAACTCCTCCATCAGCTCGGCCGACCTGTTCGACGACCCGAAGAAACAGCCAG CAGGCTCGTACCGCCTGACCAACGTGCTACCCAACGCCCCGGACATGTCCCAACTCAAGCTGGGGGTCCGGAACGTAGCTGGAAGGCTGTCTGTCATGGCCAGCGGGGTGGTCTCCTCCATCCAG GACCACTACAGCACCTAA
- the ikbip gene encoding inhibitor of nuclear factor kappa-B kinase-interacting protein isoform X1: MPNNEVKQRKKTQKPNEEMSNKPNNCEDEANKVETTKGVHLDRRKTSVFSLDLRTIACLLSVVVCAVLTWVVLKQNEKLTDVEEKYKHLYGKTASLLEMEEEVLEVSKKLTTSEKELQGALSTASVAARLQQDIFSLHAAINAMQADEKSASHDLQVVNGRFLNVTETWQERLAAVTADLATLKVESREAHGGATDRVNEAERRALALEERLEELEDSTRRNARALERSEDEDTKRAQDQLDWNTKQIHKMEDQVRALIRADAEMGAQLQEHLPRAQQCEAHLPDVEEAVRSILRLGGDLSGAERRLEELTLQVFGTEDSMLKALTEILEIKQGLDALQAHNSILKMKNELGVVAEAVRELSMVVMGVGSLRAEDSETMEAEEDEDEEWEDPQADDQSQLALDDDRTV; encoded by the exons ATGCCTAATAACGAAGTAAAGCAAAGAAAGAAGACACAAAAACCAAATGAGGAGATGTCCAATAAGCCAAACAACTGCGAAGATGAGGCGAATAAAGTGGAAACGACTAAAGGGGTCCATTTAGATCGACGCAAAACTTCGGTTTTCTCTCTGGATCTAAGAACGATTGCTTGTCTACTATCCGTGGTAGTTTGTGCTGTCTTAACCTG GGTGGTGTTGAAGCAGAATGAAAAGTTAACCGACGTGGAGGAGAAATACAAACACTTGTATGGGAAGACTGCAAGTCTCCTTGAAATGGAGGAGGAAGTACTCGAGGTGTCTAAAAAG CTCACCACTTCAGAGAAGGAACTCCAGGGGGCGCTCTCCACTGCGTCAGTGGCGGCACGGCTCCAGCAAGACATCTTTTCCCTCCACGCCGCCATTAATGCCATGCAAGCGGATGAAAAATCGGCCTCCCACGACCTCCAGGTGGTCAACGGACGCTTCCTCAACGTAACAGAGACGTGGCAGGAGCGCTTGGCCGCCGTGACGGCCGACCTCGCCACCCTGAAGGTGGAGTCGCGGGAGGCCCACGGCGGGGCCACCGACCGGGTCAACGAGGCAGAGCGGAGAGCGCTGGCCCtggaagagaggctggaggagctggaggacagcACCAGGAGGAACGCCCGGGCTCTGGAGCGCTCGGAGGATGAAGACACCAAACGGGCCCAGGACCAGCTGGACTGGAACACAAAACAAATCCATAAAATGGAGGACCAAGTCCGAGCCCTGATCCGGGCTGACGCCGAGATGGGCGCCCAGCTCCAGGAGCATCTTCCCAGGGCCCAGCAATGCGAGGCCCACCTCCCCGATGTGGAGGAGGCTGTCCGGTCCATCCTCAGATTGGGGGGGGACCTGAGTGGGgcggagaggaggctggaggagctcaCCCTCCAGGTGTTTGGGACTGAGGACAGCATGTTGAAGGCGTTGACAGAAATATTGGAAATCAAGCAAGGGCTGGATGCTCTCCAGGCCCACAACAGCATCCTGAAGATGAAGAACGAACTGGGAGTGGTCGCCGAGGCAGTCCGAGAGCTCAGCATGGTGGTGATGGGTGTGGGGTCGCTCAGAGCAGAGGATTCTGAGACtatggaggcagaggaggatgaggatgaggagtggGAGGACCCACAAGCGGATGACCAATCCCAGCTAGCGCTGGACGATGATCGCACTGTGTGA
- the ikbip gene encoding inhibitor of nuclear factor kappa-B kinase-interacting protein isoform X2, which translates to MPNNEVKQRKKTQKPNEEMSNKPNNCEDEANKVETTKGVHLDRRKTSVFSLDLRTIACLLSVVVCAVLTWVVLKQNEKLTDVEEKYKHLYGKTASLLEMEEEVLEVSKKCDSIQDLLEGQRGGLAPHLEQDVSQLKEWAAGLTETHSQLQASLAALSSAVGQIEERTSAIAKDVTNKVASVRTDVRRMDGLQSEVESLLTQVGELEDKTAVMERSMVKRIGDVLGASIDRMAGLRAASESDAQALEQLRRRIPELATADKQLSDRLRELESGRARLIRTVTFAGDLKPKVATIKRDFAAFEPQLADLTLRIGRLAEDLVKREADIAELRQTFDHLNVVEGDLGVVTKQFSQISDIPHVGEMLPQANVSEALPQTHSLGE; encoded by the exons ATGCCTAATAACGAAGTAAAGCAAAGAAAGAAGACACAAAAACCAAATGAGGAGATGTCCAATAAGCCAAACAACTGCGAAGATGAGGCGAATAAAGTGGAAACGACTAAAGGGGTCCATTTAGATCGACGCAAAACTTCGGTTTTCTCTCTGGATCTAAGAACGATTGCTTGTCTACTATCCGTGGTAGTTTGTGCTGTCTTAACCTG GGTGGTGTTGAAGCAGAATGAAAAGTTAACCGACGTGGAGGAGAAATACAAACACTTGTATGGGAAGACTGCAAGTCTCCTTGAAATGGAGGAGGAAGTACTCGAGGTGTCTAAAAAG TGTGACAGTATCCaagacctgctggagggccagCGGGGGGGTCTGGCCCCCCATCTGGAGCAGGATGTGAGCCAGCTGAAGGAGTGGGCTGCCGGtctaacagagacacacagccaaCTGCAGGCCAGCCTTGCCGCCCTGTCCAGCGCTGTGGGGCAGATTGAAGAACGCACTTCCGCCATCGCCAAGGATGTAACGAACAAG GTGGCGTCTGTGAGGACCGACGTGCGTCGGATGGACGGCCTCCAGTCGGAGGTGGAGTCTCTGCTGACCCAGGTTGGTGAGCTGGAGGACAAGACAGCCGTAATGGAGCGCAGCATGGTCAAACGCATCGGCGACGTCCTGGGGGCCAGCATCGATCGCATGGCGGGTCTCCGCGCTGCCTCGGAGAGCGACGCTCAGGCCCTGGAGCAGCTCCGGCGCCGGATCCCTGAGCTCGCCACCGCCGACAAGCAGCTCTCCGACCGGCTGAGGGAGCTAGAGAGCGGACGCGCCCGCCTGATCCGTACCGTGACCTTTGCTGGCGACCTCAAGCCCAAGGTTGCTACCATAAAGAGGGACTTTGCAGCATTCGAGCCGCAACTGGCAGACTTGACCCTCCGCATAGGACGACTGGCAGAGGATTTGGTGAAAAGGGAGGCGGACATCGCAGAGCTCAGACAGACTTTTGATCATTTAAACGTTGTTGAGGGCGACTTGGGTGTTGTGACAAAGCAGTTTAGCCAGATTTCTGACATTCCACATGTAGGAGAGATGCTGCCGCAGGCAAACGTGAGCGAGgctctcccacaaacacacagtttggGAGAGTAA